The following proteins are co-located in the Streptomyces bottropensis ATCC 25435 genome:
- a CDS encoding TerD family protein, with protein MSMPKGSNVAVPTTALRVELGRRSGPGVPDTDASALLLVGGKVRSDADFVFYNQPAHSSGAVRHEGKRDVGGQVTESLVVDLARVEPAVETVVVAASADGGTFGQVPGLHIRVLDERAGTEIARYDSADAGAETAFVLGEFYRRQGAWKFRAVGQGYSSGLQGLATDFGITVDEPQQAAAPAPVAAPVAPPVTVPPPVTTAPPPPPAPPAAPPAPVRLTKVTLTKEAPAVSLAKQGGTSGALRVNLNWEVRKQFKGWGSKLGRAVAMHADLDLDLCALFELSDGSKGVVQALGNAFGSLHQPPFIHLDGDDRTGAVSSGENLTVSLDHKQYFRRILIFVTIYEGARSFADLHATVTLQPQHGAPIDFSLDECTVPSTVCALALITHQGGDLIVQREARYLVPERGVSPQRTVDYAYGWGMNWTPGRK; from the coding sequence ATGTCAATGCCGAAAGGATCGAACGTCGCGGTGCCGACGACCGCGCTGCGCGTGGAACTGGGCCGGCGCTCCGGGCCGGGTGTACCCGACACGGACGCCTCGGCGCTGTTGCTCGTCGGCGGAAAGGTGCGTTCGGACGCCGACTTCGTCTTCTACAACCAGCCCGCGCACTCCTCAGGCGCGGTCCGGCACGAGGGCAAGCGGGACGTCGGCGGCCAGGTGACCGAGTCGCTCGTCGTCGACCTCGCGCGCGTGGAGCCCGCCGTCGAGACCGTAGTGGTGGCCGCCTCCGCGGACGGTGGCACCTTCGGACAGGTGCCCGGGCTCCACATCCGGGTGCTCGACGAGCGGGCGGGCACCGAGATCGCGCGCTACGACAGCGCGGACGCCGGCGCCGAAACCGCTTTCGTCCTCGGGGAGTTCTACCGCAGACAGGGCGCCTGGAAGTTCCGCGCCGTGGGCCAGGGCTACAGCAGCGGACTGCAGGGGCTCGCCACCGACTTCGGCATCACCGTGGACGAACCGCAGCAGGCGGCGGCCCCCGCTCCCGTGGCCGCGCCCGTCGCTCCTCCCGTCACCGTGCCGCCGCCGGTGACGACCGCCCCGCCCCCGCCGCCCGCCCCTCCCGCTGCGCCGCCCGCCCCGGTCCGCCTCACCAAGGTGACGCTCACCAAGGAGGCCCCGGCGGTCTCCCTGGCCAAGCAGGGCGGCACCTCCGGCGCCCTGCGCGTGAACCTCAACTGGGAGGTGCGCAAGCAGTTCAAGGGGTGGGGCAGCAAACTGGGCCGGGCCGTCGCCATGCACGCGGACCTCGACCTCGACCTGTGCGCCCTGTTCGAACTGTCCGACGGCAGCAAGGGCGTCGTCCAGGCGCTCGGCAACGCCTTCGGGTCGCTGCATCAGCCGCCCTTCATCCACCTGGACGGCGACGACCGCACCGGCGCCGTCAGCAGCGGCGAGAACCTCACCGTCAGCCTCGACCACAAGCAGTACTTCCGGCGCATCCTCATCTTCGTCACCATCTACGAGGGCGCCCGCTCCTTCGCCGACCTGCACGCGACGGTGACCCTCCAGCCGCAGCACGGCGCACCCATCGACTTCTCCCTCGACGAGTGCACGGTCCCCTCCACCGTCTGCGCGCTCGCCCTCATCACCCACCAGGGCGGCGACCTCATCGTCCAGCGCGAGGCCCGCTACCTCGTCCCCGAACGCGGGGTGAGCCCGCAGCGTACGGTCGACTACGCCTATGGGTGGGGGATGAACTGGACCCCGGGCAGGAAATAG
- a CDS encoding glycosyltransferase: protein MSAIAWTAAGSLAAWLWLLLGQGFFWRTDVRLPPRRDPDDWPYVCVVVPARDEAAVLPESLPSLLAQDYPGRAEIFLVDDGSSDGTGDLARDLARRHGGPALTVSSPGEPPAGWTGKLWAVRHGMELARARGPEFLLLTDADIAHRPDSLRALVAAARTGGFDLVSQMARLRAESPWERLVVPAFVYFFAQLYPFRWIGVRGSRTAAAAGGCVLLSAEAAERARIPDAIRQAVIDDVALARAVKRSGGRIWLGLAERVDSVRPYPRLHDLWHMIARSAYAQLLHNPLLLAGTVLGLTLVYLVPPVALLTGVLARDPAAALLGGLAWLLMTATYLPMLRYYGQPLRLAPLLPFTASLYLLMTVDSAVRHYQGRGAAWKGRTYARPDAVPDEG from the coding sequence GTGAGCGCCATCGCGTGGACCGCCGCCGGATCACTCGCCGCCTGGTTGTGGCTGCTGCTCGGCCAGGGCTTCTTCTGGCGCACGGACGTCCGTCTGCCACCCCGCCGGGACCCCGACGACTGGCCTTACGTCTGCGTCGTCGTCCCCGCCCGCGACGAGGCTGCCGTGCTGCCCGAGAGCCTGCCGTCGCTGCTGGCCCAGGACTACCCCGGCCGGGCGGAGATCTTCCTGGTGGACGACGGCAGCTCGGACGGCACCGGTGACCTGGCCCGCGACCTGGCCCGACGCCACGGCGGACCGGCCCTGACGGTGTCCTCGCCCGGGGAGCCGCCCGCCGGCTGGACGGGCAAGCTCTGGGCCGTGCGCCACGGGATGGAGCTGGCACGCGCGCGAGGGCCGGAGTTCCTGCTGCTGACGGACGCGGACATCGCGCATCGGCCGGACAGCCTGCGCGCCCTGGTGGCGGCCGCGCGCACCGGCGGCTTCGACCTCGTCTCCCAGATGGCCCGGCTGCGCGCCGAGAGCCCATGGGAACGGCTCGTCGTGCCGGCCTTCGTCTACTTCTTCGCCCAGCTGTATCCGTTCCGGTGGATCGGCGTACGGGGTTCGCGCACGGCGGCGGCGGCGGGTGGCTGTGTGCTGCTGAGCGCCGAGGCCGCCGAGCGGGCGCGGATCCCGGACGCGATCCGGCAGGCGGTCATCGACGACGTGGCCCTGGCCAGGGCGGTCAAGCGGAGCGGCGGCCGCATCTGGCTGGGGCTGGCGGAGCGGGTCGACAGCGTGCGGCCCTACCCCCGGCTGCACGACCTGTGGCACATGATCGCGCGCAGCGCCTACGCCCAGCTCCTGCACAACCCGCTGCTGCTGGCCGGCACGGTCCTCGGCCTCACCCTCGTGTACCTCGTGCCGCCCGTGGCGCTCCTGACGGGCGTGCTCGCCCGGGACCCGGCCGCGGCGCTCCTCGGCGGGCTCGCCTGGCTGCTGATGACGGCGACGTACCTGCCGATGCTCCGTTATTACGGTCAGCCCCTGCGGCTCGCACCGCTACTGCCGTTCACCGCCTCGCTGTATCTGCTGATGACGGTGGACTCGGCGGTGCGGCACTACCAGGGACGCGGCGCGGCCTGGAAGGGCCGCACCTACGCGCGACCGGACGCGGTGCCGGACGAGGGCTAG
- a CDS encoding Rv1733c family protein, protein MRAIGGLRAFVGLWRWRHNPLRRTTDLVEAWLAFAALLLIVVAAPLIGAAAGTTAQGALQQSVRDQQQSRHRVTATVVKKVDGSPLDPDPETSTTRDRLSRVVADWTGPDGTDRHGTVMANLRTPRPGDHFTLWTDGRGRIVGRPLDTATATTHAVLAGFGATVLAAGLFEGARRLIVWRMVRRRYARWDQAWDKAGPDWGRTGTGS, encoded by the coding sequence GTGCGGGCAATCGGTGGACTACGGGCGTTCGTCGGGCTGTGGCGCTGGCGGCACAATCCGCTGCGGCGGACGACCGATCTGGTCGAGGCCTGGCTGGCGTTCGCGGCCCTTCTGCTGATCGTCGTCGCCGCTCCCCTCATCGGCGCCGCCGCCGGCACCACCGCGCAGGGGGCTCTGCAGCAGTCCGTGCGCGACCAGCAGCAGAGCCGGCACCGGGTGACGGCCACCGTCGTCAAGAAGGTCGACGGCTCTCCGCTGGACCCCGATCCGGAGACCTCCACGACCCGCGACCGGCTCAGCCGCGTGGTCGCCGACTGGACCGGCCCGGACGGCACCGACCGGCACGGCACGGTCATGGCCAATCTCAGGACCCCCCGGCCCGGCGACCACTTCACGCTGTGGACCGACGGCCGGGGCCGCATCGTCGGCCGCCCCCTGGACACGGCCACCGCGACGACCCACGCGGTGCTGGCCGGCTTCGGCGCCACCGTGCTCGCCGCGGGGCTCTTCGAGGGCGCCAGACGCCTGATCGTCTGGCGCATGGTCCGCCGCCGCTACGCCCGTTGGGACCAGGCATGGGACAAGGCGGGGCCGGACTGGGGCAGGACGGGCACGGGCAGCTGA
- a CDS encoding DUF6643 family protein, producing the protein MTSPRSTYGGGYYSASSFADTPIYDSLVAERGTPQIAPIRVPAQYDTPGSNLPALPSALPALPAGPSQSAYGYPQAQQPSPLQQAPNAYIPQQVAGPRGYPGAQPQQQQQRPMAGYEAMRPAAPRPAPSAPYQQDPYNGQQYRGY; encoded by the coding sequence ATGACCTCCCCCCGCTCCACCTACGGCGGCGGTTACTACTCCGCCTCGTCCTTCGCGGACACCCCGATCTACGACTCTCTCGTCGCCGAGCGGGGAACTCCTCAGATCGCCCCGATCCGGGTACCCGCGCAGTACGACACCCCGGGCAGCAACCTGCCCGCACTGCCGTCGGCGCTGCCCGCGCTGCCGGCGGGTCCCTCCCAGTCCGCCTACGGCTATCCGCAGGCTCAGCAGCCCTCGCCGCTGCAGCAGGCACCGAACGCGTACATCCCGCAGCAGGTCGCGGGTCCGCGCGGCTATCCGGGCGCCCAGCCGCAGCAGCAACAGCAACGGCCCATGGCCGGATACGAGGCCATGCGCCCGGCGGCTCCGCGCCCGGCCCCGTCGGCCCCGTACCAGCAGGATCCCTACAACGGACAGCAGTACCGGGGGTACTGA
- a CDS encoding MOSC domain-containing protein has protein sequence MGNPSLHSIHVHPLKAARGFAPEEAVVEPWGLAGDRRWVLVDGSGKVITQRPHPRMTLAAAGLLPGGGLLLSASGRAALTVPVPEPTGGTVTVEIWRDKVEAVPAHAAAHAWFSDHLGVPVRLVHLDDPATRRPLDPEYARPGETVSFADGYPLLLTTLASLDALNALVARGDHPDEGPLPMSRFRPNVVVDGSDAWAEDDWRRVAIGEVTFRVAKMCGRCVVTTTDQDTGERGREPLRTLARHRRFGDQLVFGQNLVPESGGTVRIGDPVRVLE, from the coding sequence ATGGGGAATCCGTCGCTGCACTCGATCCACGTCCACCCGCTGAAGGCGGCCCGGGGCTTCGCCCCCGAGGAGGCCGTCGTGGAGCCCTGGGGGCTGGCGGGCGACCGTCGCTGGGTGCTGGTCGACGGCTCGGGCAAGGTCATCACTCAACGTCCGCATCCGCGCATGACGTTGGCCGCCGCCGGGCTGCTGCCCGGCGGCGGTCTCCTGCTGTCCGCGTCCGGCCGCGCGGCGCTCACCGTCCCCGTGCCCGAGCCCACCGGCGGCACGGTGACCGTGGAGATCTGGCGGGACAAGGTGGAGGCGGTGCCCGCCCACGCGGCGGCGCACGCCTGGTTCAGCGACCACCTGGGCGTGCCCGTACGGCTCGTGCACCTCGACGACCCGGCGACCCGCCGCCCGCTCGACCCCGAGTACGCCCGCCCCGGCGAGACCGTCAGCTTCGCCGACGGCTACCCGCTGCTGCTCACCACCCTCGCCTCGCTGGACGCGCTCAACGCGCTGGTCGCACGGGGCGACCACCCCGACGAGGGCCCGCTCCCCATGAGCCGCTTCCGGCCGAACGTGGTCGTCGACGGCTCGGACGCCTGGGCCGAGGACGACTGGCGGCGCGTCGCGATCGGCGAGGTGACCTTCCGGGTCGCCAAGATGTGCGGGCGGTGCGTGGTGACCACCACCGACCAGGACACCGGCGAGCGCGGCCGCGAACCACTGCGGACCCTCGCCCGCCACCGCCGGTTCGGCGACCAGCTGGTCTTCGGGCAGAACCTCGTTCCGGAATCCGGCGGCACCGTACGGATCGGCGATCCGGTACGGGTACTCGAATAG